From the genome of Chanodichthys erythropterus isolate Z2021 chromosome 17, ASM2448905v1, whole genome shotgun sequence:
TACATCTTCACGGAAAGCACTGAGTAGGCTGCATATTTTAAGAAACTTGCTTTGGAATCTTGTTCGGCAGGATTAAACAAACAACTCTGCAAGACTCCTCCCAAATGAGGATCTGTGTCAAACAGGCCACCACTTCCTGCTTGTTTCTCAGACACACATGGATTAAGACCAGACAAACAGCTGATTTTGATTGTGCCAACATCATGGGAAGGATTGCTAAAGAGGTTTCTGGCCAGACCCTGTGCTTCATTGGTTTTGTTGGTATATGTGTCTGTTGTGGCATTCCCATGTGGCGTGTCACTTCGTACATTGGTGCCAACATTGTCACGGGCCAGATTGTCTGGGACGGCTTGTGGATGAACTGTGTAATGCAGAGCACAGGACAGATGCAGTGTAAAGTCCAAGACTCAATAATGCGACTGACTCAGGACTTGCAAGCGGCGCGTGCGTTGACCATCATTGCAATAGTGATCGGCTGCATTGGAATGCTACTGACATTTGTGGGTGGCCAGTGCAGTAGCTGTCTGAAGAAAGAGTCCTCCATGGCCAAAGTGCTGATCCTGGGTGGCATCCTCTGCATTATAGCTGGAGTCGCCTGTCTTATTCCGGTCTGCTGGTCTGCCGCCGTCACCATCTCAGATTTCCAGAATGTTCTCACAATTGAGACACAAAAGAGGGAGATTGGTGCATCCATATACATAGGCTGGGGCGCCTCAGCGTTTCTTCTGTTTGGAGGGATCATTCTGTGTACTTCCTGTCCACCGAGTGAAGATATATATCCAAGTTACCCAGGCATGTACCCCTACCAAGGACCTATGTATGGGCCTCCTGGAGCTTATATGCCTGCCAAAACATATGCACCTAGTGTAGCATATGCTGGAAGTTACATTCCTAACAAACCTTATCCAGCCCCAGCTTACTCGTCTGTTCCGGGACAATATCTTTAGCTAATGGaccatttttttacttttactgaCACTTCTAAAACAGTGCTCCTCTGTACTTTAGTGTTTGgttgaataaaatgtatatatacaaCAACAAATTGATTTAGCGACTTGCTTGCAGTGTCTTATTGTTTGCTAGCCTGTGAATGGAGATGATTTGGTA
Proteins encoded in this window:
- the cldnf gene encoding claudin f, with translation MVSQGLQIMGMATAMLGWLGVIIVCALPQWRVSAFIGANIVTAQIIWEGMWMNCVVQSTGQMQCKVYDSMLALSSDLQAGRAMIIISILTGLCGIVISMAGGKCTNCIEDPRSKAKACIIAGILFIVSGLLCLIPVSWSANTIIQSFYNPLMVEAQRRELADFDCANIMGRIAKEVSGQTLCFIGFVGICVCCGIPMWRVTSYIGANIVTGQIVWDGLWMNCVMQSTGQMQCKVQDSIMRLTQDLQAARALTIIAIVIGCIGMLLTFVGGQCSSCLKKESSMAKVLILGGILCIIAGVACLIPVCWSAAVTISDFQNVLTIETQKREIGASIYIGWGASAFLLFGGIILCTSCPPSEDIYPSYPGMYPYQGPMYGPPGAYMPAKTYAPSVAYAGSYIPNKPYPAPAYSSVPGQYL